The following proteins are encoded in a genomic region of Silene latifolia isolate original U9 population unplaced genomic scaffold, ASM4854445v1 scaffold_79, whole genome shotgun sequence:
- the LOC141640383 gene encoding uncharacterized protein LOC141640383: MATGQTPFSLVYGAEAVIPSEVLVPTHRYGCQTADQNKVEMTRSLDTVDELRESAYIRMASYKQSVARSYNKNVKIRTLEVGDLVLRRVFENTKNHKAGKFAYKWEGPYQVESVIKNGAYRLMTMHGQILDKP; encoded by the coding sequence ATGGCAACAGGGCAAACTCCGTTTAGCCTGGTATACGGAGCGGAGGCAGTGATACCCTCAGAAGTCCTGGTACCCACACATAGATACGGCTGTCAGACGGCGGATCAGAACAAAGTTGAAATGACTAGGAGCCTAGATACAGTTGATGAGCTGCGAGAAAGTGCTTACATACGTATGGCATCATATAAGCAATCCGTAGCAAGGTCATATAACAAGAATGTCAAAATCAGGACCCTCGAAGTAGGGGACCTAGTACTGAGAAGGGTATTTGAAAATACCAAGAACCACAAGGCAGGCAAGTTCGCctataaatgggaaggaccatatcaGGTCGAAAGCGTTATTAAGAATGGGGCTtacaggttgatgaccatgcaCGGTCAAATCCTGGATAAACCCTAG